In Helicobacter mastomyrinus, the sequence ATATAGGCACACATGTAAGTGTAAAAAATGTCCTCAAGCAAGATGCAGATGAATTGTCTGTAAATCTTAAGTTTGAAGGGTTGGGTGATTTTTCACCAGATAGCATTGCTACTCAAGTACCAGAGCTAAACAAATTGCTTCAACTACGTGAAGCCCTTGTAGCATTGAAGGGACCAATGGGCAATATTCCGGATTTTAGAAAAGCACTCTTGGAGGCCCTCAAGGATAAAGATACAAAAGAGAAGCTTTTACTAGAGATTAAAGAGAATCAATCTACAGATGAAAATAAAAAGTGATTATCATTGAAGGAAAGTTTATGATAATCCATTAAGGAGATTACTTATGAGTGGTACATCAGCAAATACGCAAACTTCAATAAAAGAGCTATCTATCATTGATAGCATAATGCAGACAAGTAGATATTCAAAGGAAGATGAAAGTTATAATATTGCCAAAATGGGTGTGGCGGAATTTATCACAGAAATAGTCAAAACTGATAGTGCAGAAAATAAAATCAACAAATACACGCTTGATGAAATGATAGCACATATTGATGATATTATTTCACGTCAAATGGACGAGATATTACATAATGAACAGATTCAGCAATTAGAATCTACATGGAGAGGTTTATATTTTTTAGTAGAACGCACTAATTTTCAAGAAAATATAAAAATTAATTTGTTTGATGTAACTAAACAAGAGGCTTTAGAGGATTTTGAGGCAAATCCAGATATTACAACAACTACATTATATAAACGTATTTATTCTTCTGAATATGGACAATTTGGTGGCGAGCCGGTAGGTGCAATTTTGGGTGATTATGCCTTGAATGCTTCTACGCCTGATATGAATTTTCTCTCTAAGATGTCTTCTATTGCGGCTATGAGCCATGCTCCATTTTTAACTTCTATGAGTGCTAGTTTTTTTGGACTTGATAGTTATGCGGAGCTTCCCAAGATACAAGATTTAAAAGCACTTTTAGAGGGTCCGCAATATGTAAAATGGCGCACTTTTAGGGAAAATGAAGATTCTAAGTATGCTGG encodes:
- the tssB gene encoding type VI secretion system contractile sheath small subunit: MAENSTPPKERINITYRSKTNGQNPDVELPLKLMVMGNFTGGNDVPFDEREVVSINKHNFNQVMQKMNIGTHVSVKNVLKQDADELSVNLKFEGLGDFSPDSIATQVPELNKLLQLREALVALKGPMGNIPDFRKALLEALKDKDTKEKLLLEIKENQSTDENKK